The following proteins are encoded in a genomic region of Pseudoxanthomonas suwonensis 11-1:
- a CDS encoding K+/H+ antiporter subunit F, giving the protein MHVTAFAMLLALYRLLRGPSVPDRILALDTLSVAAIAQLILLGMHLNTAIYFEAALIIAMLGFVSTVVLSKYVLRRDIVE; this is encoded by the coding sequence ATGCACGTGACCGCCTTCGCCATGCTGCTGGCGCTGTACCGGCTCCTGCGCGGCCCTTCGGTGCCGGACCGCATCCTCGCCCTGGACACGCTGTCGGTGGCCGCGATCGCCCAGCTCATCCTGCTGGGCATGCACCTCAATACCGCGATCTACTTCGAGGCCGCGCTGATCATCGCCATGCTCGGCTTCGTCAGCACCGTGGTGCTGAGCAAGTACGTACTGCGCAGGGACATCGTCGAATGA
- the hppD gene encoding 4-hydroxyphenylpyruvate dioxygenase, which yields MSVQPQVLSSATAPTPGMSVTTFENPMGIDGFEFVEFAAPAGQAGQLHDYFRKLGFTKVARHRTRPISTYRQGDCTFLLNEDPDSFAARFAEKHGPSACGFAIRVKKLADWARTQALKNGAEAFGAEDELSKAVAAPVIKGIGDCMLYLVDRYDAKGTIHDPDYVYEEGVQLKPAGFGLTFIDHLTHNLYQGNMSKWADYYERLFNFREIRYFDIKGAKTGLFSKAMTAPDGMVRIPLNESSDPKSQINEYLDAYHGEGIQHIACFTDDIYVTVEKMREAGVDFLDTPDTYFDVIDQRIPEHGEDVERLRRNRILIDADPETKKRKLLQIFTQNAIGPIFFEIIQRKGNEGFGEGNFQALFESIERDQMRRGVL from the coding sequence ATGAGCGTGCAACCGCAAGTCCTTTCGTCCGCCACCGCCCCGACCCCGGGCATGTCGGTGACCACTTTCGAGAACCCGATGGGCATCGACGGCTTCGAGTTCGTCGAGTTCGCCGCCCCGGCAGGCCAGGCCGGCCAGCTGCACGACTACTTCCGCAAGCTGGGCTTCACCAAGGTGGCGCGCCACCGCACCCGGCCGATCAGCACCTACCGCCAGGGCGACTGCACCTTCCTGCTGAACGAGGATCCGGACTCCTTCGCGGCACGCTTTGCCGAGAAGCACGGCCCCAGCGCCTGCGGCTTCGCGATCCGGGTCAAGAAGCTGGCCGACTGGGCGCGCACCCAGGCGCTGAAGAACGGCGCCGAGGCGTTCGGCGCCGAGGACGAGCTCAGCAAGGCCGTGGCCGCGCCGGTGATCAAGGGCATCGGCGACTGCATGCTGTACCTGGTCGACCGCTACGACGCCAAGGGCACGATCCACGACCCGGACTACGTGTACGAGGAAGGCGTGCAGCTGAAGCCGGCCGGTTTCGGCCTGACCTTCATCGACCACCTGACCCACAACCTGTACCAGGGCAACATGTCCAAGTGGGCGGACTACTACGAGCGGCTGTTCAACTTCCGCGAGATCCGCTACTTCGACATCAAGGGTGCCAAGACCGGCCTGTTCTCCAAGGCCATGACCGCGCCGGACGGCATGGTGCGCATCCCGCTCAACGAGTCGTCCGATCCCAAGTCGCAGATCAACGAGTACCTCGATGCGTACCACGGCGAGGGCATCCAGCACATCGCCTGCTTCACCGACGACATCTACGTGACGGTGGAGAAGATGCGCGAGGCCGGCGTCGATTTCCTCGACACGCCCGACACCTATTTCGACGTGATCGACCAGCGCATCCCCGAGCATGGCGAGGACGTGGAGCGGCTGCGCCGCAACCGCATCCTGATCGACGCCGACCCGGAGACCAAGAAGCGCAAGCTGCTGCAGATCTTCACCCAGAACGCGATCGGCCCGATCTTCTTCGAGATCATCCAGCGCAAGGGCAACGAAGGCTTCGGCGAGGGCAACTTCCAGGCGCTGTTCGAGAGCATCGAGCGCGACCAGATGCGGCGCGGGGTTCTCTGA
- a CDS encoding Na+/H+ antiporter subunit G, producing the protein MSWVIAIFLVFLLAAGSFFIVVGSLGMVKLSEFFKRLHAPTKASTLGVGCVLLASVGYHWLAETDPQPRELLITAFLFITAPIGAHLMAKAALSLHMAERPAQPGSEPVGEGRGPDADA; encoded by the coding sequence ATGAGCTGGGTCATCGCCATCTTCCTGGTCTTCCTGCTGGCCGCCGGCTCGTTCTTCATCGTGGTCGGCTCGCTGGGCATGGTGAAGCTGTCGGAGTTCTTCAAGCGCCTGCATGCGCCAACCAAGGCCAGCACCCTGGGCGTGGGCTGCGTGCTGCTGGCCTCGGTCGGCTACCACTGGCTGGCCGAGACCGATCCGCAGCCGCGCGAACTGCTGATCACCGCGTTCCTGTTCATCACCGCGCCGATCGGCGCGCACCTGATGGCCAAGGCGGCGCTGTCGCTGCACATGGCCGAACGCCCGGCGCAGCCGGGCAGCGAACCGGTGGGCGAAGGCCGCGGACCCGACGCAGACGCCTGA
- the hmgA gene encoding homogentisate 1,2-dioxygenase: MNAVTELQYMTGFGNEFASEAIPGTLPEGRNSPQRVAHGLYAEQISGTAFTAPRAQNRRSWLYRIRPASVHGSFAPFAQPRFHNDFGNGPVTPEQLRWDPLPLPEASADFIEGLYTVAGNGSAAAQAGVGVHLYAADRDMAGRYFYDADGELLLVPQQGRLRIATELGVIEVEPQQVALVPRGIRFRVELPDGAGRGYVLENFGAHMRLPDLGPIGSNGLANPRDFQAPVAAYEDLEGDFELVAKFQGHLWRAPIDHSPLDVVGWHGNHVPWRYDLRRFNTIGSISYDHPDPSIFTVLTSPSDTPGTANMDFVIFPPRWLVAQDTFRPPWFHRNVASEFMGLVHGAYDAKADGFVPGGCSLHNCMSGHGPDAATFEKASSADLSQPDVISGTMAFMFETRAVLRPTAQAIDAPHRQRGYLQCWTGLRKHFSPPA; the protein is encoded by the coding sequence ATGAACGCTGTGACTGAACTGCAGTACATGACCGGCTTCGGCAACGAGTTCGCCAGCGAGGCGATCCCGGGGACGCTGCCGGAGGGACGCAACTCGCCGCAGCGGGTGGCCCATGGGCTCTATGCCGAACAGATCTCCGGCACCGCGTTCACCGCGCCGCGCGCGCAGAACCGGCGCAGCTGGCTCTACCGCATCCGCCCGGCCTCGGTGCATGGCAGCTTCGCGCCGTTCGCGCAGCCGCGCTTCCACAACGATTTCGGCAATGGCCCGGTCACCCCGGAGCAGCTGCGCTGGGACCCGCTGCCGCTGCCCGAAGCGTCCGCGGACTTCATCGAAGGCCTGTACACCGTGGCCGGCAATGGCTCGGCGGCGGCGCAGGCGGGCGTGGGCGTGCACCTGTACGCGGCCGACCGCGACATGGCCGGCCGCTACTTCTACGACGCCGACGGCGAGCTGCTGCTGGTGCCGCAGCAGGGCCGGCTGCGCATCGCCACCGAGCTGGGCGTGATCGAGGTCGAGCCGCAGCAGGTGGCGCTGGTGCCGCGCGGCATCCGCTTCCGGGTGGAACTGCCCGACGGCGCCGGGCGCGGCTACGTGCTGGAGAACTTCGGCGCGCACATGCGCCTGCCGGACCTGGGGCCGATCGGTTCCAACGGCCTGGCCAACCCGCGCGACTTCCAGGCGCCGGTGGCCGCGTACGAGGACCTCGAGGGCGACTTCGAGCTGGTGGCCAAGTTCCAGGGACACCTGTGGCGCGCGCCGATCGACCACAGCCCGCTGGACGTGGTCGGCTGGCACGGCAACCACGTGCCGTGGCGCTACGACTTGCGCCGGTTCAACACCATCGGCTCGATCAGCTACGACCACCCGGATCCGTCGATCTTCACCGTGCTGACCTCGCCCAGCGACACTCCGGGCACGGCCAACATGGACTTCGTGATCTTCCCGCCGCGCTGGCTGGTGGCGCAGGACACCTTCCGTCCGCCGTGGTTCCACCGCAACGTGGCCAGCGAGTTCATGGGCCTGGTGCATGGCGCGTACGACGCCAAGGCGGACGGCTTCGTGCCCGGCGGCTGCTCGCTGCACAACTGCATGAGCGGGCATGGCCCGGACGCGGCGACCTTCGAGAAAGCCTCCAGCGCAGACCTGTCCCAGCCGGACGTGATCAGCGGGACCATGGCCTTCATGTTCGAGACCCGCGCCGTGCTGCGTCCTACCGCGCAGGCGATCGACGCGCCGCACCGCCAGCGCGGATACCTGCAGTGCTGGACGGGGCTGCGGAAGCACTTCAGCCCGCCGGCCTGA
- the pdhA gene encoding pyruvate dehydrogenase (acetyl-transferring) E1 component subunit alpha yields the protein MTLAASFEIHYLQYLDEEGRQVREFPQALRDPAALLPLFKRMLFVRAFDSKAIALQRTGKLGTYAPSLGHEATHVGIGASMRSGDVFAPSYREIGTMFERGVRPRDILMYWGGDERGSDFPRDSDAVADFPICVPISTQCLHAAGTALAFKLRGQPHVAVATCGDGGTSKTDFYAALNSAGAYQLPLVLGVVNNGWAISVPRSAQTGAQTLAQKGIAGGLHVLQVDGNDLVAVLDAMGQAMERARSGQGGSVIEFLTYRLSDHTTADDARRYREDAEVKAAWQREPIARLRTWLTAQGAWSEAEEAAWKIECEREVNAEVDAYLATTAQPVEAMFDYLYADPPADLLAQRAAALALEQRHG from the coding sequence ATGACACTCGCCGCCAGTTTCGAAATCCATTACCTGCAGTACCTCGACGAGGAAGGACGCCAGGTGCGCGAATTCCCGCAGGCGCTGCGCGATCCGGCGGCGCTGCTGCCGCTGTTCAAGCGCATGCTGTTCGTGCGCGCGTTCGACAGCAAGGCCATCGCCCTGCAGCGCACCGGCAAGCTGGGCACCTACGCGCCCAGCCTGGGCCACGAGGCGACCCATGTCGGCATCGGCGCCTCGATGCGCAGCGGCGACGTGTTCGCGCCCAGCTACCGCGAGATCGGCACCATGTTCGAGCGTGGCGTGCGTCCGCGCGACATCCTGATGTACTGGGGTGGCGACGAGCGTGGCAGCGACTTCCCGCGCGACAGCGACGCGGTGGCCGACTTCCCGATCTGCGTGCCGATCTCGACCCAGTGCCTGCACGCGGCCGGCACCGCGCTGGCGTTCAAGCTGCGCGGCCAGCCGCACGTGGCCGTGGCCACCTGCGGCGACGGCGGCACATCCAAGACCGACTTCTACGCCGCGCTGAACTCCGCCGGCGCCTACCAGCTGCCGCTGGTGCTGGGCGTGGTCAACAACGGCTGGGCGATCTCGGTGCCGCGCAGCGCGCAGACCGGTGCCCAGACCCTGGCGCAGAAGGGCATCGCCGGCGGCCTGCACGTGCTGCAGGTCGATGGCAATGACCTGGTCGCCGTGCTCGACGCGATGGGCCAGGCCATGGAGCGCGCGCGCTCCGGCCAGGGCGGCTCGGTGATCGAGTTCCTCACCTACCGCCTGTCCGACCACACCACCGCCGACGACGCGCGCCGCTACCGCGAGGACGCCGAGGTCAAGGCCGCCTGGCAGCGCGAACCGATCGCGCGCCTGCGCACCTGGCTCACCGCCCAGGGCGCGTGGAGCGAGGCCGAGGAAGCCGCGTGGAAGATCGAATGCGAGCGCGAGGTCAACGCCGAGGTCGACGCCTACCTGGCCACCACCGCGCAGCCGGTGGAGGCGATGTTCGACTACCTGTACGCCGATCCGCCGGCGGACCTGCTCGCGCAGCGCGCCGCCGCCCTCGCCCTGGAGCAGCGCCATGGATGA
- a CDS encoding Na+/H+ antiporter subunit E, protein MNAKKKPLFRRIVPSLPLAATVFVFWLLMNSELSVGQALMGLLLALVIPPFAARLDREFARIGRISGIPRMLCVLALDVVRSNVTVARQVLGPEEEITPGFIWLPLDIQNLHGIAALTSMITLTPGTVSAALSDDRRYLLVHVLNLKDADTVIQEIKTRYEAPLMEIFP, encoded by the coding sequence ATGAACGCGAAGAAGAAGCCCCTGTTCCGCCGGATCGTCCCCTCGCTGCCGCTGGCGGCGACGGTGTTCGTGTTCTGGCTGCTGATGAACTCCGAGCTCAGCGTCGGCCAGGCACTGATGGGCCTGCTGCTGGCGCTGGTGATCCCGCCCTTCGCCGCGCGCCTGGACCGCGAGTTCGCCCGCATCGGCCGGATCAGCGGGATCCCGCGGATGTTGTGCGTGCTGGCGCTGGACGTGGTCCGCTCCAACGTCACCGTGGCCCGCCAGGTGCTGGGCCCGGAGGAGGAGATCACCCCCGGCTTCATCTGGCTGCCGCTGGACATCCAGAACCTGCATGGCATCGCCGCCCTGACCAGCATGATCACCCTGACCCCGGGCACGGTCTCGGCCGCGCTGTCGGACGACCGCCGCTACCTGCTGGTGCACGTGCTCAACCTCAAGGACGCGGACACCGTGATCCAGGAGATCAAGACCCGCTACGAGGCGCCGCTGATGGAGATCTTCCCGTGA
- a CDS encoding sodium:calcium antiporter: MAATLGWFALGLLMLALGGDSTVKGVSGLAQRLGLRPFTAGVLLLAFATSLPELVVNLRAVWIGQPYLALGNAMGSTIANLGLSLGLAALVAPLLLRARLLLPQLLAVVLAAVVMVGLGLDGRIGRVDGLVLVAGFVAVLAFVLRRGAAEAPDVREALAEHAVTSTMTAQNVVRLAIGLALLWFGARWVVGNGLALGEAWGLGPLLAGLLPVAIGTTLPEIAAAIAAARRGQGDLIAGHVFGSSLCNLLLVIGGTALVQPLALPASFVRVELPALLVLALLAWPMLRGDRRLSRGEGGLLVLVFVAWVVLELLLL, translated from the coding sequence ATGGCGGCGACACTTGGATGGTTCGCGCTGGGCCTGCTGATGCTGGCCCTGGGAGGCGATTCGACGGTCAAGGGCGTGTCCGGCCTGGCGCAACGGCTGGGCCTGCGTCCGTTCACCGCCGGCGTCCTGCTGCTGGCCTTCGCCACCTCGTTGCCGGAGCTGGTGGTCAACCTGCGTGCGGTCTGGATCGGCCAGCCCTACCTGGCGCTGGGCAATGCCATGGGCAGCACCATCGCCAACCTTGGCCTGAGCCTGGGCCTGGCCGCGCTGGTCGCACCGCTGCTGCTGCGCGCGCGCCTGCTGCTGCCGCAGCTGCTGGCCGTGGTGCTGGCGGCCGTGGTGATGGTGGGACTTGGCCTGGACGGCCGCATTGGCCGCGTCGATGGCCTGGTGCTGGTGGCGGGATTCGTCGCGGTGCTGGCCTTCGTCCTGCGCCGCGGCGCGGCCGAGGCGCCCGACGTGCGGGAAGCGCTCGCCGAGCATGCGGTCACCTCCACGATGACCGCCCAGAACGTGGTGCGCCTGGCCATCGGCCTGGCGCTGCTGTGGTTCGGCGCGCGCTGGGTGGTCGGCAACGGCCTGGCACTGGGCGAGGCCTGGGGCCTGGGCCCGCTGCTGGCCGGCCTGCTGCCGGTGGCCATCGGCACCACCCTGCCCGAGATCGCCGCGGCCATCGCCGCTGCCCGTCGTGGCCAGGGCGACCTGATCGCCGGCCACGTGTTCGGCTCCAGCCTGTGCAACCTGCTGCTGGTGATCGGCGGCACGGCCCTGGTGCAGCCGCTGGCGCTGCCGGCCTCGTTCGTGCGGGTGGAGCTGCCGGCGCTGCTGGTGCTGGCGCTGCTGGCGTGGCCGATGCTGCGTGGCGACCGTCGCCTCTCGCGCGGCGAGGGCGGGCTGCTGGTGCTGGTGTTCGTGGCCTGGGTGGTGCTGGAGCTGCTGCTGCTCTGA
- a CDS encoding monovalent cation/H+ antiporter subunit D, whose translation MSAHLPLLPILVPLVAAALALMFEHRRFGMAPQRIVAWISMALMLVLAAMLVGRAGSGEIGVYLLGDWPARLGITLLVDRLAALMLLVAALLGIGCLLHACAGWDRRAPHFHAFFQIQMMGINGAFLTGDVFNLFVFFEILLIASYGLMLSGGRGERMRAGLHYVSFNIAASTLFLIALGLVYGLLGTLNMAELAVRVAEAAPQDRALVQAAGGLLLVVFCAKAALLPMYLWLPETYTHAPAAVAALFAVMTKVGLYAVLRVGSLVFGLAGPLAGFAWPAMLVLGAITLVLAALGVLAARRLRSLAAYLVLSSAATLFLSFSLDTAGTVGAGLYYLAHSTFAGAALFLLADLVRRRRGAASDRKDVVAALPGSAVPAALYLVAAVSLAGLPPLSGFIGKLVMLEAVPEGPRTFWVWLLVLGSSFMMLVGLARAGTRLFWRQELWPDATDAQVAQYVPREQMREAPSRPLETAAIVLLLGYGVAMVLAASPMLEYTRATGAQLQAPEAYVEQVRAAVPQSRAP comes from the coding sequence ATGAGCGCGCACCTGCCGCTGCTGCCGATCCTGGTGCCGCTGGTGGCCGCGGCGCTGGCGCTTATGTTCGAGCATCGCCGCTTCGGCATGGCGCCGCAGCGGATCGTGGCCTGGATCTCGATGGCGCTGATGCTGGTGCTGGCGGCGATGCTGGTCGGCCGTGCCGGCAGCGGCGAGATCGGCGTGTACCTGCTCGGCGACTGGCCGGCACGGCTGGGCATCACCCTGCTGGTGGACCGGCTGGCGGCGCTCATGCTGCTGGTGGCGGCGCTGCTGGGCATCGGCTGCCTGCTACACGCCTGCGCCGGCTGGGACCGGCGCGCGCCGCATTTCCATGCCTTCTTCCAGATCCAGATGATGGGCATCAACGGCGCCTTCCTCACCGGCGACGTGTTCAACCTGTTCGTGTTCTTCGAGATCCTGCTGATCGCCTCCTACGGCCTGATGCTCAGCGGCGGCCGCGGCGAGCGAATGCGCGCCGGCCTGCACTACGTGTCCTTCAACATCGCCGCCTCGACCCTGTTCCTGATCGCCCTGGGCCTGGTCTACGGCCTGCTCGGCACCCTCAACATGGCCGAGCTTGCGGTGCGCGTGGCCGAGGCGGCGCCGCAGGACCGTGCCCTGGTCCAGGCCGCCGGCGGCCTGCTGCTGGTGGTGTTCTGCGCCAAGGCCGCGCTGCTGCCGATGTACCTGTGGCTGCCCGAGACCTATACCCACGCGCCGGCGGCGGTGGCGGCGCTGTTCGCGGTGATGACCAAGGTCGGCCTGTACGCGGTGCTGCGTGTCGGCAGCCTGGTGTTCGGCCTGGCCGGGCCGCTGGCCGGTTTCGCCTGGCCGGCGATGCTGGTGCTGGGCGCGATCACCCTGGTGCTGGCGGCGCTGGGCGTACTGGCCGCGCGCCGGCTGCGCTCGCTGGCCGCCTACCTGGTGCTGTCCTCGGCGGCGACCCTGTTCCTGTCCTTCTCCCTGGACACCGCCGGCACAGTCGGTGCCGGCCTGTACTACCTGGCGCACAGCACCTTCGCCGGTGCCGCCCTGTTCCTGCTGGCCGACCTGGTGCGCCGCCGCCGTGGCGCCGCCAGCGACCGCAAGGACGTGGTCGCCGCCCTGCCCGGCTCCGCCGTGCCGGCCGCCCTGTACCTGGTGGCGGCGGTGTCGCTGGCCGGCCTGCCGCCGCTGTCGGGCTTCATCGGCAAGCTGGTGATGCTGGAGGCTGTGCCGGAAGGCCCGCGCACGTTCTGGGTCTGGCTGCTGGTGCTGGGCAGCAGCTTCATGATGCTGGTCGGCCTGGCCCGCGCCGGCACCCGCCTGTTCTGGCGCCAGGAGCTCTGGCCCGACGCCACCGACGCACAGGTCGCGCAGTACGTGCCGCGCGAGCAGATGCGCGAGGCGCCCAGCCGGCCACTGGAAACCGCCGCCATCGTGCTGCTGCTGGGCTATGGCGTGGCCATGGTCCTGGCTGCCTCGCCGATGCTGGAATACACCCGCGCCACCGGCGCGCAGCTGCAGGCGCCGGAAGCCTACGTCGAGCAGGTCCGAGCCGCCGTGCCGCAGTCGAGGGCGCCATGA
- a CDS encoding MarR family winged helix-turn-helix transcriptional regulator encodes MTANASQDVTGSANARDAAGHAQLELERFLPYRLSVLSNRVSQTIADMYQKRFGLAITEWRVMAVLGRFPDLSANEVAERTAMDKVAVSRAVARLLERSLIKREIHSDDRRRSVLSLSEVGYTVYDEIAPMALSAEARLVAALDDGEREVLDRLLTKLAGPGLTALRDGN; translated from the coding sequence ATGACTGCAAATGCCAGCCAAGACGTAACCGGGTCCGCTAATGCAAGGGACGCTGCCGGCCACGCCCAGCTCGAACTGGAACGCTTCCTGCCGTACCGCCTCAGCGTGCTGTCCAACCGGGTCAGCCAGACGATCGCCGACATGTACCAGAAGCGTTTCGGCCTGGCGATCACCGAGTGGCGCGTGATGGCCGTGCTCGGCCGTTTCCCGGATCTTTCCGCCAACGAGGTCGCCGAACGCACCGCCATGGACAAGGTCGCCGTCAGCCGCGCGGTCGCGCGCCTGCTCGAGCGCAGCCTGATCAAGCGCGAGATCCACAGCGACGACCGTCGCCGCTCGGTGCTGTCGCTGTCCGAGGTCGGCTACACCGTCTACGACGAGATCGCGCCGATGGCGCTGTCGGCCGAGGCGCGCCTGGTGGCGGCGCTGGACGACGGCGAGCGCGAGGTGCTCGACCGGTTGCTGACCAAGCTCGCGGGTCCGGGCCTGACCGCCCTGCGCGACGGCAACTGA
- a CDS encoding peptide MFS transporter translates to MSADVVEPKVAAPPQTPPSLPEFAQTLGHPRPLWMLFMTEFWERFAFYGMRWALVLYIVAQFHNGSATGEGPASELYGAYLALVYAAAIFGGYVADKLIGYQRSILVGAFFMALGLFLIMIPSDTWLKLGLATIIVGNGLFKPIISTLVGKVYATGDDRRDSGFTIFYMGINLGAFIAPILTGWLAERMFGGTPELPAYKVVFIASGIGMLCSLLWFWFGRAQLKGIGAPPANATGLGRVAMVIVGALVAVPVYYWLLTIPAGALNWILIALFVAPAIMLLVEGIREGKVQRDMVIAMLIIFGFNVLFWMFFEQAGSSFNFLAQNIVDRDFGGWIFPVGWFQSVNSIAIITLAPVLAWLWVAMGRANPSIPRKFGLGLVFNGLAFLLLMFALSSLVDPETLKIPFWTLFMVYVIQSVGELCLSPIGLSMTTKLAPAKLTGLAMGGWFLSIAIGNNLSGIFASSVSGEGGMTTASALAGYTFGFWALLGAGVLLFLIAPLIQKLMHGVK, encoded by the coding sequence ATGAGCGCCGACGTCGTCGAGCCCAAGGTCGCGGCCCCGCCGCAGACGCCACCCTCCCTTCCCGAATTCGCCCAGACCCTGGGTCATCCGCGTCCGCTGTGGATGCTGTTCATGACCGAGTTCTGGGAGCGCTTCGCCTTCTACGGCATGCGCTGGGCGCTGGTGCTGTACATCGTGGCCCAGTTCCACAACGGCAGCGCCACCGGCGAAGGCCCGGCCAGCGAGCTGTACGGCGCCTACCTGGCCCTGGTCTATGCCGCGGCCATCTTCGGCGGCTACGTGGCCGACAAGCTGATCGGCTACCAGCGTTCGATCCTGGTCGGCGCCTTCTTCATGGCGCTGGGCCTGTTCCTGATCATGATCCCCAGCGACACCTGGCTGAAGCTGGGCCTTGCGACCATCATCGTCGGCAACGGCCTGTTCAAGCCGATCATCTCGACCCTGGTCGGCAAGGTTTACGCCACCGGCGATGACCGTCGCGATTCGGGCTTTACCATCTTCTACATGGGCATCAACCTCGGTGCCTTCATCGCCCCGATCCTGACCGGCTGGCTGGCCGAGCGCATGTTCGGTGGCACCCCGGAACTGCCGGCCTACAAGGTGGTGTTCATCGCCTCGGGCATCGGCATGCTGTGCAGCCTGCTGTGGTTCTGGTTCGGCCGCGCCCAGTTGAAGGGCATCGGCGCACCGCCGGCCAATGCCACCGGCCTGGGCCGCGTGGCCATGGTCATCGTCGGCGCCCTGGTCGCCGTGCCGGTCTACTACTGGCTGCTGACCATCCCGGCAGGCGCGCTGAACTGGATCCTGATCGCCCTGTTCGTCGCCCCGGCGATCATGCTGCTGGTCGAGGGCATCCGCGAGGGCAAGGTGCAGCGCGACATGGTGATCGCGATGCTGATCATCTTCGGCTTCAACGTGCTGTTCTGGATGTTCTTCGAGCAGGCTGGCAGCTCGTTCAATTTCCTGGCCCAGAACATCGTCGACCGCGACTTCGGCGGCTGGATCTTCCCGGTCGGCTGGTTCCAGTCGGTCAACTCGATCGCGATCATCACCCTGGCCCCGGTGCTGGCCTGGCTGTGGGTGGCGATGGGGCGCGCCAACCCCTCGATCCCGCGCAAGTTCGGCCTGGGCCTGGTGTTCAACGGCCTGGCCTTCCTGCTGCTGATGTTCGCCCTGTCCAGCCTGGTCGACCCGGAAACCCTGAAGATCCCGTTCTGGACCCTGTTCATGGTCTACGTGATCCAGTCGGTGGGCGAGCTGTGCCTGTCGCCGATCGGCCTGTCCATGACCACCAAGCTGGCACCGGCCAAGCTGACCGGCCTGGCCATGGGCGGCTGGTTCCTGTCGATCGCCATCGGCAACAACCTGTCGGGCATCTTCGCCTCCAGCGTCAGCGGCGAAGGCGGCATGACCACCGCTTCGGCGCTGGCCGGCTACACCTTCGGCTTCTGGGCGCTGCTGGGCGCCGGCGTGCTGCTGTTCCTGATCGCGCCGCTGATCCAGAAGCTGATGCACGGAGTGAAGTGA
- a CDS encoding tryptophan 2,3-dioxygenase, whose product MTLDKNQRSLEPGIHTDLQGRMTYSGYLQLDQLLSAQKPLSDPAHHDEMLFIIQHQVSELWLKLLMHELLAARGFLQQDQVWQTRKVMARGKQVLRQLVEQWSVLETMTPSEYMGFRDLLGPSSGFQSLQYRAIEFLLGNKNADMVKVFAHDPQGQVALRAELERPSLYEEFLLYLARFGHAIPAGYLQPGRDWSSSHVSDPALRQVFERIYEDTDRYWREYSLCEDLVDLETQFQTWRFRHMRTVMRIIGFKRGTGGSSGVGFLREALELSFFPELFEVRTSIGT is encoded by the coding sequence ATGACCCTCGACAAGAACCAGCGCTCGCTCGAACCCGGGATCCACACGGATCTGCAGGGCCGCATGACTTATTCAGGCTACCTGCAACTGGACCAGCTGCTGTCGGCGCAGAAGCCGCTGTCCGATCCCGCTCACCACGACGAGATGCTGTTCATCATCCAGCACCAGGTCTCGGAGCTGTGGCTGAAGCTGCTGATGCACGAACTGCTGGCCGCGCGCGGTTTCCTGCAGCAGGACCAGGTCTGGCAGACCCGCAAGGTGATGGCCCGCGGCAAGCAGGTGCTGCGCCAGCTGGTCGAGCAGTGGTCGGTGCTGGAGACGATGACGCCGTCGGAGTACATGGGCTTCCGCGACCTGCTGGGTCCGTCGTCCGGCTTCCAGTCGCTGCAGTACCGCGCGATCGAGTTCCTGCTCGGCAACAAGAACGCGGACATGGTGAAGGTGTTCGCCCACGACCCGCAGGGCCAGGTGGCGCTGCGCGCCGAGCTGGAACGGCCCAGCCTGTACGAGGAGTTCCTGCTGTACCTGGCACGTTTCGGCCATGCGATACCGGCCGGATACCTGCAGCCGGGCCGCGACTGGAGCAGCTCGCACGTCAGCGACCCGGCGCTGCGCCAGGTGTTCGAACGCATCTACGAGGACACCGACCGCTACTGGCGCGAATACTCGCTGTGCGAGGACCTGGTCGACCTGGAAACCCAGTTCCAGACCTGGCGCTTCCGCCACATGCGCACGGTGATGCGCATCATCGGCTTCAAGCGCGGCACCGGTGGGTCCAGCGGGGTGGGCTTCCTGCGCGAGGCGCTGGAGCTGAGCTTCTTCCCGGAGCTGTTCGAGGTCCGCACCAGCATCGGCACCTGA